CCGGCTGCAAAGCCTGCGGCAATCCGGCTGGCAACTGAACTTCAGTGGCTACCAGGCCGTCGGCCCCTATCAGCTTCCCAGCAAAATCAAGGCCGCAACGACCAATGCCGCGGGGCCGGTGAGTGTCACCGTGGTGATCAAAGAGTGGACTCCCAAGTAACACACTGCGGGCAACGCAGAACGCACGAATGAGCTGGCGGCTGGTACACTGGCCGCCAGAATTCAACGGCACTTTTCAATTCATGAACGCGTCTTCTCCGAGCCTGACTCTCACCGCTCCCGCCAAGCTGAACCTGATGTTGCGCATCCTCGGTCGCCGCAACGACGGCTACCACGAACTGCAGACGGTGTTCCAACTACTGGATTTCGGCGACACCCTAGATTTTCAGGCCACCCGCGACGGCCTGATCCACCTCCATTGCCCCAACGTCGACGTCGCCCCCGAGCAAAACCTGATCTACCGCGCGGCACAATTGCTGCGGCAACATTGCGACCGAATGCATCTCGGCGCTTCCATCTCTGTGGAGAAAGCCCTGCCCTCCGGCGGCGGTATTGGTGGCGGCAGCAGCAACGCGGCCACCACCCTGCTAGGGCTCAACCACCTGTGGGGCTGCGAGCTGGATATCGACACCCTGGCCGAACTCGGCAGGCAGCTGGGCGCCGACGTACCCGTGTTTGTGCGTGGCCGCTCGGCTTTTGCCGAAGGCGTGGGGGAGCGCCTGACCCCGGTCAACATCGTTCCCCGCTGGTATCTGGTACTGAAACCTGCCTGCCACGTGAGCACCGCGGCGCTTTTTTCCGATCCGCGTTTGACAAGAGATTCTGCCGCAATTACATTAGCGGCCCTTCGCGACAGGCGGCTGAATACGCACTGGCTGGATGAATACGCTGGCAATGATTTTCAGCCCCTGGTGGAAGACCTCTACCCCGAGGTGGGCGAGGCCAGAGCGTGGCTTGCACAGTACGCAAAGGCTTATCTGACCGGAACCGGCGCCTGCGTGTTTGCCGGCTTCGATTCGGAAGCAGCGGCACACAGCGTGTTTGCTGAGCGACCTGCGGGATGGGAAGGCTTCGTTGCGCGCGGCGCGGATGAGTCCATCACGCACCGGCAACTCGCGAAATTTGCAGCAAGCGTCTAGATTGACTAACTGCAACATTGTTGGGGTGTAGCCAAGCGGTAAGGCAGCGGGTTTTGATCCCGTCATGCGAAGGTTCGAATCCTTCCACCCCAGCCACTCTTTAAGTTTTCATCAATTCATCCTTGAATTGATGAAAAACGCTAAACCCGGCGCATGTCCGAGTTTAGCTTCCGCCAAATCAGCAGAGCTGATTTGCGGCCGAGCCATCCTTGGCTCGCACGGAGCTTCGGGCCCAGCCCCGATTATCGGCAAGCAAAGCCACTCTTCTACCCTTGCACCAAATGGTCGCCCAATGAAACGGCATCACACTATCCTGCAAGCAGTTCCCGCTCCGCAATCCAGCTGAATTTCACTACTATCTTCTATCCCCAACGAAAAAGGTACTCGCAGTGGCTGACTTAATGGTCTTCACCGGCAACGCAAACCCGGAACTCGCACAAAAGATTGTTGAGCATATGGCGATACCGCTGGGCGAGGCGGTGGTCAAACGCTTCTCCGATGGGGAGATTGCGGTAGAAATCACCGACAATGTGCGCGGCCGGGATGTGTTCGTGGTGCAGTCCACCTGCCAGCCCACCAACCGCAACCTGATGGAACTGATCCTGCTGGTGGACGCGCTGCGCCGCGCATCGGCGGGCCGCATCACCGCCGTCGTGCCCTACTTTGGTTACGCCCGCCAGGATCGCCGGGTGCGGTCTCAGCGCGTACCGATTTCCGCCAAGGTGGTCGCAGACATGATGGTCAGCGTGGGCATCGACCGCGTACTCACCGTCGACCTGCACGCGGAGCAGATCCAGGGCTTCTTCGACGTACCGGTGGATAACGTGTACGGCTCCTCCGTACTGCTGGACGATATCGAGCGCCAGGGATACCAGGACCTGGTGGTCGTCTCCCCGGATATCGGCGGCGTGGTTCGCGCCCGCGCAGTGGCAAAGAGCCTGGACTGCGACCTGGCCATCATCGACAAACGTCGTCCGGCGGCCAATGTGGCCGAAGTCATGAACATCATCGGTGAAGTCAGCGGCCGCACCTGCCTGCTGGTGGACGACATGGTGGATACCGCCGGCACCCTGTGCAACGCTGCCAGCGCGCTGAAAGACCACGGTGCCACGAAAGTCGTGGCCTACTGCACCCACCCGGTGCTGTCGGGCAAGGCCATCGAGAACCTGAACAACTCGGTCATGGATGAGCTGGTCGTCACTGACTCCATCCCACTGGGTGACAAGATGGAGAAAGCGCCGAAGATCCGCCAGCTGACCCTCTCGGCCATGCTGGCCGAATCCATGCGCCGCATCAGCAACGAAGAATCCCTGTCCGCGATGTTCCGGTCGTAATACCCGGCCTGAATCTTCTCTCGTGAAGCGCTGGCATTCGCCGGCGCTTCCCCTTAGAATACGCGCCCGCCCGGCACTGCCGGGCGTTTACTATTGGGCGTTTCAATAGATTCTGCCCCTTTTATAGCAATGCCAGAAGGTTCCGGTCGCAGGTCCTTCTGGACAGACAACCTGAGGTTTACCCCATGTCTGATTTTAAACTGAATGCCAGCGTCCGTAGCGACGAAGGGAAAGGTGCGAGCCGCCGCCTGCGTCGCCTGGAAGCAAAAGTTCCGGCCATCATCTACGGTGGCGAGTCCGAGCCGCAATCCATCGCCCTGCTGCAGAAAGATATGTTCAAGGCGCTGGAAAACGAAGCGGTTTTCTCTTCCGTTCTGACCCTGAGCGTCGACGGCAAAGAAGAGACCGTGATCCTGCGCGATCTGCAGCGTCACCCGGCCAAGGCCATCCTGCTGCACGCTGACTTCCAGCGCGTATCTGCCAACACCAAAGTACACGTTAAGGTACCGCTGCACTTCCTGAACGAAGACAAGTGTAAAGGTGTTAAGGCTGGCGGTATCGTATCGCACACCCTGACCGAGCTGGACATCCAAGCGCCGGCCTCCAAGCTGCCTGAGTTCATCGAAGTAGACCTGGCGGACCTGGAGCTGGACGGCACTGTTCACATCTCCGACATCAAACTGCCGGCTGGCGTTGAGTCTGTGGACCTGGCGCACGGCGAAGACCACGACCTGGTTGTCGCTTCTGTGCACAAGCCGCGCGGTGCTGTTGAAGCCGACGCCGAAGAAGGCGAAGGTGAAGGCGAAGAGTCCGGCGAAGCCTAAGTCGACTCTCGTTCAGGTCTCCTAACTATAGGTAAAGCACCTTGAGCAAGGCTCCGGACACGCCCATCCAGTTGATTGTGGGCCTGGGAAATCCAGGCCCCGAATACGACCGGACGCGACACAACGCCGGGGCCGACTTCGTCTCCGAGCTGGCCCGTATCCACGGTGCCCAGCTCGCGCCAGACAGCAAGTACCACGGCCTCACCGGCCGTGTGCGAATCGGCGGGCAGGATATCCGCCTGCTGATTCCCACCACCTTTATGAACCGCAGCGGCCAGGCAGTGGGCCCGCTGGCGAATTTCTTCAAGATTCCCGTAGAGGCTATTCTGGTCGCTCACGATGAGCTGGACCTACCCTGCGGCACTGCACGCCTGAAAAGTGGCGGCGGTCACGGGGGACATAACGGCCTGCGCGATATCATCGCCGCCCTGGGAAATAATCGGGATTTCATGCGCCTGCGCCTTGGGGTTGGCCATCCGGGCAACGCCCGGGACGTGGTCAATTACGTACTCCAGCGTGCGCCCCGAGTGGAACAGGACCAACTGGCCGAGGCCATCGATCGCGCTGTAGATGCGCTCCCCACCGCCGCCAGCGGCGACTGGAGCGGAGCCATGAAAGCACTGCACACCAAATCCAAGTAGACAGTGTCTGCCACCGGCGCACCCTGTCTCAACGCACCACAAGATTCACAACAGGATTCACACCATGGGTTTTACTTGCGGCATCGTCGGCCTGCCCAACGTGGGCAAATCCACTCTGTTCAATGCCCTGACCAAAGCGGGGATCGACGCAGAGAATTTTCCCTTCTGCACCATTGAACCGAACGCCGGCATCGTACCGGTACCAGACCCGCGCCTCGACAAGCTCACCGAGATTGTCAAACCGCAAAAAGTCATTCCAACCACCATGGAATTCACGGACATTGCGGGCCTGGTAGCGGGCGCGTCCAAGGGTGAAGGCCTTGGCAACAAGTTCCTCGCCAACATTCGCGAGACCGATGCCATTGCCCACGTGGTGCGCTGCTTTGAAAACGACAACGTCATCCACGTGGCCAACCAGGTAGACCCGGTTGCCGACATCGAGGTGATCAACACAGAACTGGCGCTGGCGGACCTCGACACCGTAGATAAAGCCCTGCTGCGCTACACCCGTGCAGCCAAAGGCCAGGACAAGCACGCCATTAAAATGAAGGCGCTGCTCGAAAAGGTGCAACCGCACCTCAACGAAGCCAAGCCGCTGCGCTCCTTCGGTCTCACCGACGATGAACTGGAGGGCCTGCGCGAGCTGAGCCTGCTGACCGTCAAGCCCACCATGTACATCGCCAACGTGGATGAAGACGGCTTTGAGAACAACCCGCACCTGGATGCGGTATCCGCAATCGCCGCGGAAGAGAATGCCGTACTGGTGCCCATCTGCAACAAGCTGGAATCGGAAATCGCCGAGCTGGACGATGACGAGAAAGCCGAATTTCTCGAAGAGCTGGGCATGGATGAGCCGGGCCTGAACCGCGTCATCCGCGCCGGTTACAACCTGCTAAGCCTGCACACCTACTTCACCGCCGGCGTCAAGGAAGTAAGGGCGTGGACCATCCCTCAGGGCGCCACCGCGCCGCAGGCCGCAGGCAAGATCCATACCGACTTTGAAAAAGGCTTTATCCGTGCAGAAGTTGTGAGCTATGACGACTTCGTGGCGCACAATGGTGAGGCCGGGGCCAAGGAAGCCGGCAAATGGCGCCTGGAAGGCAAGGACTATGTGGTCGTTGACGGCGACGTGATTCACTTCCGCTTCAACGTCTAACCCCCTTCCACCAGCCATTCGGCAAATCCGGCGCCCCCAGTGGGCGCCGGAACACGCGCCCGCTATTTCGCGCCCCACACCCATCCCAGCACCATCAAAGGTTGCCATGTACCAATCCAACTGGAGAGTCGGCCTGCCACTGGCCCTGACCACCGCCTTTCTGTGGGCGCTGCTGCCCATCGCCATGAAAGGCCTGATCGCCGACATGGACTCCACCACCGTCACCTGGTTTCGCTTCTTTGGCGCCGCGGTGTTTGCGGGTATCTGGTATGGCTGGCGCAGGGACCTGGACTTGCGCAGCCTACTCAAGGGAAAACTGCTGCCCTATTCCCTGCTGGCGGTGGGCGGCCTGCTCGGTAACTACATCGCCTATGCCACGGGACTCAACTACATCACCCCCGGCGCTTTGCAGGTGCTAATTCAGCTGGCACCGCTACTTCTGCTCATTTTCAGTGTGGCTTTCCTGGGGGAGCGCTTCTCCCCGCGCCAGTGGATGGGCGTGGGATTGGTATGTCTCGGCCTGCCGCTGTTTTTCAACCTGCGTATTCAGGAACTCATGGCAGGGGAAGATCGCGAGTACCTGATTGGCGTAGGACTGGTGGTCATCGCCGCAGTCACCTGGGCGGTGTATGGCCTGTTTCAGAAAAAGATTGTCGCCCAGTCACGGCCGCAAAACCTGCTGATGCTGATCTACATCGCCGGGACGCTGTGCTTTCTCCCCATCGCTCAGCCCACCAGCGCCCTGCAGCTGGACGCCCTCGGCTGGGCACTGCTGCTGTTCCTGACCGCCAATACCCTGATTGCCTATGGCGCCTTCGCCAAAGCCATGAGTGCCTGGGAGGCGTCACGGGTAAGCGCCACACTGGCGCTGGTTCCACTAATGACCCTGGCGCTGAGTGCCCTTATCGGCACTGCGTGGCCCGAGTACATTGCGGTAGAGCCCATGAACTGGATCAGCTGGGTTGGCGCAATTACCGTCGTAATGGGCTCTCTGCTCGCCGCCATCGGCCGCGGCCGCTGATCTCCGCGGGCCATCCCCGGTGAAAAGTAGTTTACGCGCTAAGCTACTGATTAATTTACTAAAAAAGTATTGACAGCTCCCCGAGGTCGCCCGATAATGCGCGCCCTCGGTTAGCCGAGACTTTCAGTGGCAAGGTAGCTCAGCTGGTTAGAGCGCAGCACTCATAATGCTGAGGTCGGGAGTTCAAGTCTCCCCCTTGCTACCATTTTCCCTCTGTGAGAAACCAGACTCACAGCACCTTTACTGGGGTGTAGCCAAGCGGTAAGGCAGCGGGTTTTGATCCCGTCATGCGAAGGTTCGAATCCTTCCACCCCAGCCATTTACGAAAAAGGCGATCTCGCATGAGATCGCCTTTTTTATTTTCACGCGAATTCCATTACGCGCAGTATGCGCAATCAAGAACCCGCTGCCAGATGACTCACCGGAAGCGCGTCGTCTTCAGCTACTATCGCATTACGATTGCCCGCCCTGCGCAGGCCAAGCAGCCGCAACGCCTCAAAGCCGGCGAGACACACCAGCACTGAACACAACGCGATGAGCGTACCCGCCAGCCCCAGCGTCGCCCTCTCCGACACACAGGTCCAGATAAGCTGCACAATGCACAACAGGGCTACCACCAGCAAGGTGGGCTTGCGGCCAATCAAACCAACCACAAACACCCCGAGTGGCGCTCCGAGCGCCACCACCGGCGCCGCCGCAAGCCAGTTGCCCAACACCCCCGGTTGCCAGTCGCCGGTCACACTCTTCACGACAACACCCACCACCGAAGAAAACGCCATGATGACCACGGATGTAGGGATGGCCACCTTCAAATCCACCCTGCTGAGCAACACCAGGGCAGCGTAGATCACCATATCAATTCCCACCCCGGTCACTGATACCGCCGCGAAACCAGAAACCGCCCCCAGTAACAACCCCACGCGAAAATCCTTGGGACAGCGCGGATCACCGGCATGGTCGTGCGCGGTGATTTCACGCAGGCGATACAGGTGCAATATGCCGAAGCTGCCCCAGATCACCGCAAACGAGAGCTTGACCCACAACTCGGGAATCAGGGGCGCGAAATAGAGAATACCCAACGGCGTCGCCAGCAGGCTGCCGAGAAGCGCGCCACGCAGCATGGACCAGGCCAGCAGCTGACGACGGCAGAAAATGAAAATACTGGCGCTCACCATACCGATGGACTGCACCGCAAAACTGAAATCCCGGCCGAGACTGGCAGGCATATCAAACAGCAGCACCAACACCGGAAAACCGACGGTGCCGCCCCCCATAGGGGTAGAGCCCGCGGCGTAACTGCCAATAGCCATGGACAGCGCCATCGGCCAGTGTTCGGCAACCACAGCCCATAGGCCCTGACTGGATACGAACAGTGCCCACAGGCCATAGAATCCCCCCAACCAGATTAGCCAGGGCGAAATCCAACTCAGGGTTTGACGCAAAAATAAAAATCTCATGGCCCTGTCAGACTTACCTTTTTGGCATGCATCGCCTGAAGGAATTGCGCGTGATCGAGAGTTCCAGCTTTCGCGCGCACCAACAGCTGTGAAAACCGCTGGAATATACCTTCTAACTCACCTTCTGACATTGCGAAGCGGAGCTCAGGGTAGTGCTGCATGCCGTACAGCACATAGCGATAATTGGCGTCAGTGAAAATACTCGCGTAACTGCCGGCAAAGTCCTGATACTCACAAATTTTGCGCTTCCAGAGAGGCAACTTCGACTTCAACCAAGCACACCCTTCGACAGTCGCGGGCGCTGCCCGCCAAAACTCACTATCATCCCGATCAGACAAGCAATAATGAAGCACGATGAACTGCTTTAGATCCTGATAAAAGCCCCGCATTTTCTCGTTGTAGGAGTCACGCAGTACACCACTACCATCATCACCGGCCAGATGAGTTGCCAACAGGCTCACCCCCAGATGAATCATATGTAAGCCAGTCGACTCCAAGGGCTCAATAAAGCCGCTAGAAAGCCCAATAGCCGCGCAATTCCCAACCCAAGTATTTCTGCGACACCCGACCTTCATGTCAAGGTGGGTACACTTGAGCACGCCAGCTTCAGGGCCCAGAAAATCCCTCAGTTCTCTTTCAGCATCTTCCGGCGAAATTCGCCCACTGTCGTACACGTATCCACTACCCTGGCGATTTACCAGGTCAATCTGCCAAGCCCAACCAGAAGATAGGGCCGTTGCAACGGTATAGGACCGCGGATTCGTCCCCATTGGGAACTCACGCTGAATCGCCACCGCCTTATCGCAGGGAAGAACATCGGCAAACGACTCCCAGTTATCCGACTGGAGCTTTTCAAGCAAAAGTCCACGAAATCCCGTACAGTCCAAAAAGAAGTCACCGGCAAAGGCCCCTTGGTCGGTCTGCACCGACAAAATTTTTCCGGCGGCGACCTCCACATCTGTGACAGTGGCCTCAATGTGCCTCACCCCCTGCTCCACGGCCTTGCGCCTCAGGAACCGGGCTAAAAGCGTCGCATCTAGGTGATAACCGTATGGCACCGCCCCCTGATAATTTGAGGAGGACGCTCCCTTCGGGCAATGCCCCCACTTTATTAGATGAGAATTTACACTGACGCCTTCGTCGTAACGCTCTTGCGACTTACGTCCGCCGACAAACCACGCGCTCGAGATATCCACAGAGCCACCAGGCTGCTGCTGATCAAAGGGATGGAAG
Above is a window of Microbulbifer salipaludis DNA encoding:
- the ychF gene encoding redox-regulated ATPase YchF, encoding MGFTCGIVGLPNVGKSTLFNALTKAGIDAENFPFCTIEPNAGIVPVPDPRLDKLTEIVKPQKVIPTTMEFTDIAGLVAGASKGEGLGNKFLANIRETDAIAHVVRCFENDNVIHVANQVDPVADIEVINTELALADLDTVDKALLRYTRAAKGQDKHAIKMKALLEKVQPHLNEAKPLRSFGLTDDELEGLRELSLLTVKPTMYIANVDEDGFENNPHLDAVSAIAAEENAVLVPICNKLESEIAELDDDEKAEFLEELGMDEPGLNRVIRAGYNLLSLHTYFTAGVKEVRAWTIPQGATAPQAAGKIHTDFEKGFIRAEVVSYDDFVAHNGEAGAKEAGKWRLEGKDYVVVDGDVIHFRFNV
- a CDS encoding 50S ribosomal protein L25/general stress protein Ctc, which codes for MSDFKLNASVRSDEGKGASRRLRRLEAKVPAIIYGGESEPQSIALLQKDMFKALENEAVFSSVLTLSVDGKEETVILRDLQRHPAKAILLHADFQRVSANTKVHVKVPLHFLNEDKCKGVKAGGIVSHTLTELDIQAPASKLPEFIEVDLADLELDGTVHISDIKLPAGVESVDLAHGEDHDLVVASVHKPRGAVEADAEEGEGEGEESGEA
- the ispE gene encoding 4-(cytidine 5'-diphospho)-2-C-methyl-D-erythritol kinase — its product is MNASSPSLTLTAPAKLNLMLRILGRRNDGYHELQTVFQLLDFGDTLDFQATRDGLIHLHCPNVDVAPEQNLIYRAAQLLRQHCDRMHLGASISVEKALPSGGGIGGGSSNAATTLLGLNHLWGCELDIDTLAELGRQLGADVPVFVRGRSAFAEGVGERLTPVNIVPRWYLVLKPACHVSTAALFSDPRLTRDSAAITLAALRDRRLNTHWLDEYAGNDFQPLVEDLYPEVGEARAWLAQYAKAYLTGTGACVFAGFDSEAAAHSVFAERPAGWEGFVARGADESITHRQLAKFAASV
- a CDS encoding ribose-phosphate pyrophosphokinase, which translates into the protein MVFTGNANPELAQKIVEHMAIPLGEAVVKRFSDGEIAVEITDNVRGRDVFVVQSTCQPTNRNLMELILLVDALRRASAGRITAVVPYFGYARQDRRVRSQRVPISAKVVADMMVSVGIDRVLTVDLHAEQIQGFFDVPVDNVYGSSVLLDDIERQGYQDLVVVSPDIGGVVRARAVAKSLDCDLAIIDKRRPAANVAEVMNIIGEVSGRTCLLVDDMVDTAGTLCNAASALKDHGATKVVAYCTHPVLSGKAIENLNNSVMDELVVTDSIPLGDKMEKAPKIRQLTLSAMLAESMRRISNEESLSAMFRS
- a CDS encoding sulfite exporter TauE/SafE family protein; this encodes MRFLFLRQTLSWISPWLIWLGGFYGLWALFVSSQGLWAVVAEHWPMALSMAIGSYAAGSTPMGGGTVGFPVLVLLFDMPASLGRDFSFAVQSIGMVSASIFIFCRRQLLAWSMLRGALLGSLLATPLGILYFAPLIPELWVKLSFAVIWGSFGILHLYRLREITAHDHAGDPRCPKDFRVGLLLGAVSGFAAVSVTGVGIDMVIYAALVLLSRVDLKVAIPTSVVIMAFSSVVGVVVKSVTGDWQPGVLGNWLAAAPVVALGAPLGVFVVGLIGRKPTLLVVALLCIVQLIWTCVSERATLGLAGTLIALCSVLVCLAGFEALRLLGLRRAGNRNAIVAEDDALPVSHLAAGS
- the pth gene encoding aminoacyl-tRNA hydrolase, producing the protein MSKAPDTPIQLIVGLGNPGPEYDRTRHNAGADFVSELARIHGAQLAPDSKYHGLTGRVRIGGQDIRLLIPTTFMNRSGQAVGPLANFFKIPVEAILVAHDELDLPCGTARLKSGGGHGGHNGLRDIIAALGNNRDFMRLRLGVGHPGNARDVVNYVLQRAPRVEQDQLAEAIDRAVDALPTAASGDWSGAMKALHTKSK
- a CDS encoding DMT family transporter, producing the protein MYQSNWRVGLPLALTTAFLWALLPIAMKGLIADMDSTTVTWFRFFGAAVFAGIWYGWRRDLDLRSLLKGKLLPYSLLAVGGLLGNYIAYATGLNYITPGALQVLIQLAPLLLLIFSVAFLGERFSPRQWMGVGLVCLGLPLFFNLRIQELMAGEDREYLIGVGLVVIAAVTWAVYGLFQKKIVAQSRPQNLLMLIYIAGTLCFLPIAQPTSALQLDALGWALLLFLTANTLIAYGAFAKAMSAWEASRVSATLALVPLMTLALSALIGTAWPEYIAVEPMNWISWVGAITVVMGSLLAAIGRGR
- a CDS encoding tryptophan halogenase family protein, which codes for MKTLNIVGGGSAGWMAAIYLNRYFNREVKNFQVNVIESPDIGIIGVGEATVHSIRFFFGAMGLDEAELMAETNATIKSGIMFRNWKKPIAGQTHEYFHPFDQQQPGGSVDISSAWFVGGRKSQERYDEGVSVNSHLIKWGHCPKGASSSNYQGAVPYGYHLDATLLARFLRRKAVEQGVRHIEATVTDVEVAAGKILSVQTDQGAFAGDFFLDCTGFRGLLLEKLQSDNWESFADVLPCDKAVAIQREFPMGTNPRSYTVATALSSGWAWQIDLVNRQGSGYVYDSGRISPEDAERELRDFLGPEAGVLKCTHLDMKVGCRRNTWVGNCAAIGLSSGFIEPLESTGLHMIHLGVSLLATHLAGDDGSGVLRDSYNEKMRGFYQDLKQFIVLHYCLSDRDDSEFWRAAPATVEGCAWLKSKLPLWKRKICEYQDFAGSYASIFTDANYRYVLYGMQHYPELRFAMSEGELEGIFQRFSQLLVRAKAGTLDHAQFLQAMHAKKVSLTGP